The Vulcanimicrobium alpinum sequence CGGCCCCTCGACCGACTGGTAGACGTCGCCGGGCGGGACGCGGAACGACTCGGAGACGAGCTTGAAGTGATGGATCAACGCCTCCATCGAGAGCGCGATCGTCTCTTTCGGCGGCGGCGCGAACTTCGTGTCGACGACCTGCCACGCACCGGGCGCGTCGAGCTGCTTGCGCACCTGGCGGATGATCCGCATCGACTCGTCCATCTCGTCGAGCCGCACCAGGAAGCGCGCGTACGCGTCGCCCTCGGTGCGCGTCGGGACGTCGAACTCGTACTGATCGTAGCCGGAGTACGAGAACGCGCGGCGCACATCGTACTCGATCCCGGTCGCGCGCAGCGACGGGCCGGTGAGACTCCACGCGACGGCGTCGGCGGCGTCGATGATCCCGACGTCGACCATGCGGTCTTGCAGGATCGGATTCTTCTGCAACAACCGCCGCACGTCGCGCATCCGCGGCTCGTACATCGCGATCACGCCGTCGAGCTTCTCGAGGAACCCCTGCGGCAGATCCTGTCCGAGCCCGCCGACGCGGATGTAGTTGGGATGCATCCGCGCGCCGCCGGAGGCCTCGAAGAGATCAAGGATCCGTTCGCGCAGATCGAAGCAGTAGAAGAATCCGGTCAGCGCGCCGAGGTCGATCCCGCCGGTACCGAGCCACACGCAGTGCGACGCGATCCGCGAGAGCTCGGCGAGCAGCACGCGCACCTGCTGCGCGCGCGGCGGAATCAGCGCGTCGATCCCCAGCAGCTTCTCGACCGCGAGGTAGTAGCAGAGCGCGTTGGTGAGCGGGGAGAGGTAGTCCATCCGCTCGATGACGGTCGACGCCTGCGACCAGAACAGGTTCTCGGCGCTCTTCTCGATCCCGGTGTGCAGGTAGCCGATCTCGGGCGACGCCTTGGTGACGACCTCGCCTTCGATCTCGGTGATCACCTGCAGCACGCCGTGCGTCGAGGGATGCTGCGGTCCCATCGAGAGGACCATGCGGTGATCGCTCTGCTCGACGACGAGCAGAGCGAAGTCCGCTTCCGGTGCGGCGCTGCCCCTCACGGCAGGTTTCCGTCCTTCGTCTTGAGATTGACCGGCCGTTCGGCCAGCTCGCTCGGCGTCGCCTCCCCGGCGGTCGCCGAAGCGCCCGGATGCGCGGCGCTCTGCGCGGCCTGCACGCTCCGGTTTTGCGCCGGCGCGTCGGCGGCGCTCGCCGCCGCACGCACTTCCGCGATCTGCTTCTGCAGCGCCGCCGCGGTGCGTCCGGCGGCCGGCGTCCTGGCCGCGACGTTCGATTTGAGCGCGAACGACGGGCGCGGGCTCCGGTCGCTCGCCGGGCCGCGCAGCGGATAATCTTTGCGCAACGGGTGCCCTTCCCAATCGTCGGGCATCTGGATGCGGCGCAGGTCCGGGTGCCCGCCGAACGTGATCCCGAAGAGGTCGAACACTTCGCGCTCCGCCCAGTCGGCGCTCGGCCACAGATCGGCGACGGACGGCACGTCCGGCGCCGCAGCGGGGACGCCGCACAGCACGCGCACGCGTTCGGGCATCGCGATCCGCGCCGCCGTCGCGGGCGTTGTCGGCATGCGCAGCAGATGGTAGACGACGTCGAAGCGCGGCGTCCGCTCGAGGTAGTCGACGCCGCCGATGTCGAGCAGCATCGTCAGCCCTTCATCGTTGAGGGCGGCGAGGACGGCCCGCAGTTCACCAGGCGTCGTGCGCACGATGCGCGCGTCGGCGATTTCGGGACGTACTGCGGTGGGGTCCAGAGCCGTCGCTCCGGCCGGCGGCGCTTGTGAACTCGGCATGCTTCTTCTGAAACTCTTATGCGCGGGCGAGGATGCCGCCGCGGCCGCCGGCTTTGATCTGCTGCTGGATCAAATTGACCGCGTAGAGCAGGCCGTCGGGCGTCGGCGGGCAGCCGGGGACGTAGACGTCGACCGGGATGATCGTGTCGACCCCCTGGACGATCGCGTAGTTATCGAAAACGCCGCCGCTCGAAGCGCACGCGCCCATCGAGATCACCCACTTGGGGTCGGCCATCTGATCGTAGAGGCGCTTGACGATCGGGGCCATCTTGCGCGCGACGCGGCCCGAGACGATCATCAGGTCGGCCTG is a genomic window containing:
- the nuoD gene encoding NADH dehydrogenase (quinone) subunit D, whose protein sequence is MRGSAAPEADFALLVVEQSDHRMVLSMGPQHPSTHGVLQVITEIEGEVVTKASPEIGYLHTGIEKSAENLFWSQASTVIERMDYLSPLTNALCYYLAVEKLLGIDALIPPRAQQVRVLLAELSRIASHCVWLGTGGIDLGALTGFFYCFDLRERILDLFEASGGARMHPNYIRVGGLGQDLPQGFLEKLDGVIAMYEPRMRDVRRLLQKNPILQDRMVDVGIIDAADAVAWSLTGPSLRATGIEYDVRRAFSYSGYDQYEFDVPTRTEGDAYARFLVRLDEMDESMRIIRQVRKQLDAPGAWQVVDTKFAPPPKETIALSMEALIHHFKLVSESFRVPPGDVYQSVEGPRGELGYYVVSNGDNRPWRVRTRPPSMYNLQVLKKIAVGELIADMVVMIGSLDPVFGEVDR
- a CDS encoding NADH-quinone oxidoreductase subunit B, whose protein sequence is MALGNGAGDFLLTTVDSVARWAQASSVWPLTMGLACCAIEMMTATAPEYDIARFGSEVFRASPRQADLMIVSGRVARKMAPIVKRLYDQMADPKWVISMGACASSGGVFDNYAIVQGVDTIIPVDVYVPGCPPTPDGLLYAVNLIQQQIKAGGRGGILARA